One window of the Triticum dicoccoides isolate Atlit2015 ecotype Zavitan chromosome 3B, WEW_v2.0, whole genome shotgun sequence genome contains the following:
- the LOC119274889 gene encoding transcription factor GTE8-like isoform X1, with amino-acid sequence MTPTVLMEYRPQMQIKRGYAEIAYRGAGYAETAGESGSPVRVYSEDSSAPKRKCISLNSDGFDVKREIFVPSKLSSSERRYLRKRFRAELDSVRYLLKRPEFLAIMPVSRAPGFSSSAAPRAKKVQRGSHVLRGAKGRFLPTKHRPETSTVLPEATILKQCEAILKKLMTQKFSHIFNVPVDVEKLNIPDYNDIIEHPMDLGTIKKKLDSGSYTSPFDFAADVGLTFNNAITYNPRGHAVHDMAIQLNKMFESRWKTVEKKLVSAATKPHVEVDRADSKRRKTPPVDHSDLSIDCVRPAEIVKPKMTFEEKESFGNCLASLSEDPELPGHIIDMLQQCIDNNTDQLGDEEIEIDIHALSDDILLELKKHVDKYLHERDHQQTKSEPSENEAVNVSGLSHSSTNPCKGGEPVEEDVDICGNASPILIEKDPQIRTSKCGSPSSSSSGSGSSSSDSDSGSDAESEPEKAGSPAKLVKGIKIPEQPAEQEKSDDVISPIDANHTTADVELREQDNESKAAPEGTAADVELHEQDNESKAAPEGESAKPDRQVSPDKLLRAAVLRGRYADVIVKARGILCQGGDKQEELEKLQKEEKERLLAEGNAAMEARRAEAEAESKRKRDLERERARQALQEMERTVEINDSVDPKDLEMLGTVTTEHIVSSVDETSPEHSQDGMPSFLPGSGSMLEKLGLFMKVDEEEEEEEPCSKDADEGEIN; translated from the exons ATGACACCAACGGTCCTCATGGAGTACAGGCCACAGATGCAGATCAAACGGGGCTATGCCGAAATAGCTTACCGGGGCGCGGGGTATGCAGAGACTGCAGGTGAGTCGGGCAGCCCTGTTCGTGTTTACTCCGAAGATTCCTCTGCGCCAAAACGCAAGTGCATCAGCCTTAATAGCGATGGCTTTGATGTGAAGCGAGAGATCTTTGTCCCGTCTAAGTTGTCGTCGTCCGAGCGGCGCTACCTTCGAAAGAGATTCCGGGCAGAGCTTGATTCTGTCCGATATCTCCTCAAGAGGCCAGAGTTTTTGGCCATCATGCCTGTCAGCCGGGCACCTGGTTTCTCATCGTCGGCTGCCCCTCGAGCTAAAAAAGTGCAACGGGGGAGCCATGTTCTCCGTGGTGCCAAGGGACGCTTCTTGCCGACAAAACACCGGCCTGAAACGTCTACAGTGTTGCCTGAAGCTACAATTCTGAAGCAGTGCGAAGCTATTTTGAAGAAGCTGATGACTCAGAAATTTAGTCATATTTTTAATGTTCCAGTAGATGTGGAAAAGCTGAATATTCCAGATTATAATGATATTATCGAGCACCCGATGGACCTTGGGACCATCAAGAAGAAACTAGATTCTGGTTCCTACACAAGTCCTTTTGATTTTGCAGCTGATGTCGGGCTGACCTTTAACAATGCGATAACGTATAATCCCCGAGGGCATGCAGTGCATGATATGGCCATTCAACTGAATAAAATGTTTGAGTCCAGATGGAAAACAGTTGAGAAGAAATTAGTTTCTGCCGCCACTAAGCCACATGTTGAGGTTGACAGGGCTGACTCAAAGAGGAGAAAGACCCCTCCTGTGGACCACAGTGACCTGTCAATAGATTGTGTCAGGCCAGCTGAgattgtgaagccgaagatgacatTTGAGGAGAAAGAATCCTTTGGAAACTGCTTAGCTTCTTTGTCTGAGGATCCAGAATTACCTGGTCACATCATTGATATGTTACAGCAGTGTATCGACAACAATACAGATCAGCTTGGGGATGAAGAGATAGAGATTGATATCCATGCACTGAGTGATGACATACTATTAGAATTGAAGAAGCATGTGGACAAGTACTTGCATGAGAGAGATCATCAGCAGACAAAATCTGAGCCTTCCGAGAATGAGGCTGTGAATGTTTCTGGCCTCAGTCATTCATCCACAAATCCCTGCAAAG GTGGTGAGCCTGTTGAGGAGGATGTGGACATTTGCGGCAATGCATCCCCTATATTGATAGAGAAGGATCCACAGATCAGGACAAGCAAATGTGGTAGTCCAAGTAGTTCCAGCAGTGGCTCGGGATCTTCATCCAGTG ATTCCGACTCAGGCAGTGACGCTGAAAGCGAACCAGAAAAAGCAGGTAGCCCAGCAAAGCTTGTGAAG GGTATTAAAATACCAGAACAACCTGCAGAGCAAGAAAAGAGTGATGATGTTATTAGCCCTATTGATGCTAACC ACACTACTGCTGATGTGGAACTCCGTGAACAGGACAATGAGTCCAAGGCTGCACCTGAGG GCACTGCTGCTGATGTGGAACTCCATGAGCAGGACAATGAGTCGAAGGCTGCACCTGAGG GGGAGAGTGCAAAACCTGATAGGCAAGTCTCCCCGGACAAGCTCTTACGAGCAGCTGTTTTGAGGGGCCGCTATGCTGATGTAATTGTGAAAGCTCGTGGGATTCTCTGCCAG GGTGGAGATAAACAGGAGGAGCTGGAGAAACTGCAGAAGGAAG AGAAAGAACGGCTTTTGGCTGAAGGTAATGCAGCTATGGAAGCTCGCAGAGCTGAAGCAGAGGCCGAATCTAAGCGTAAGCGGGACCTTGAGAGGGAAAGGGCTCGTCAGGCCTTGCAGGAG ATGGAGAGAACTGTAGAAATTAATGACAGCGTCGATCCCAAGGACCTAGAAATGCTTGGTACAGTCACCACAGAACATATTGTGAGTTCTGTTGATGAAACGAGTCCAGAGCATTCCCAGGATGGCATGCCCAGTTTTCTTCCTGGTTCTGGCAGCATGTTGGAAAAACTAGGACTATTTATGAaagtagacgaggaagaagaggaagaagaaccaTGCAGCAAAGATGCGGATGAAGGAGAAATCAACTAA
- the LOC119274889 gene encoding transcription factor GTE8-like isoform X2, translated as MTPTVLMEYRPQMQIKRGYAEIAYRGAGYAETAGESGSPVRVYSEDSSAPKRKCISLNSDGFDVKREIFVPSKLSSSERRYLRKRFRAELDSVRYLLKRPEFLAIMPVSRAPGFSSSAAPRAKKVQRGSHVLRGAKGRFLPTKHRPETSTVLPEATILKQCEAILKKLMTQKFSHIFNVPVDVEKLNIPDYNDIIEHPMDLGTIKKKLDSGSYTSPFDFAADVGLTFNNAITYNPRGHAVHDMAIQLNKMFESRWKTVEKKLVSAATKPHVEVDRADSKRRKTPPVDHSDLSIDCVRPAEIVKPKMTFEEKESFGNCLASLSEDPELPGHIIDMLQQCIDNNTDQLGDEEIEIDIHALSDDILLELKKHVDKYLHERDHQQTKSEPSENEAVNVSGLSHSSTNPCKGGEPVEEDVDICGNASPILIEKDPQIRTSKCGSPSSSSSGSGSSSSDSDSGSDAESEPEKAGSPAKLVKGIKIPEQPAEQEKSDDVISPIDANHTTADVELREQDNESKAAPEGESAKPDRQVSPDKLLRAAVLRGRYADVIVKARGILCQGGDKQEELEKLQKEEKERLLAEGNAAMEARRAEAEAESKRKRDLERERARQALQEMERTVEINDSVDPKDLEMLGTVTTEHIVSSVDETSPEHSQDGMPSFLPGSGSMLEKLGLFMKVDEEEEEEEPCSKDADEGEIN; from the exons ATGACACCAACGGTCCTCATGGAGTACAGGCCACAGATGCAGATCAAACGGGGCTATGCCGAAATAGCTTACCGGGGCGCGGGGTATGCAGAGACTGCAGGTGAGTCGGGCAGCCCTGTTCGTGTTTACTCCGAAGATTCCTCTGCGCCAAAACGCAAGTGCATCAGCCTTAATAGCGATGGCTTTGATGTGAAGCGAGAGATCTTTGTCCCGTCTAAGTTGTCGTCGTCCGAGCGGCGCTACCTTCGAAAGAGATTCCGGGCAGAGCTTGATTCTGTCCGATATCTCCTCAAGAGGCCAGAGTTTTTGGCCATCATGCCTGTCAGCCGGGCACCTGGTTTCTCATCGTCGGCTGCCCCTCGAGCTAAAAAAGTGCAACGGGGGAGCCATGTTCTCCGTGGTGCCAAGGGACGCTTCTTGCCGACAAAACACCGGCCTGAAACGTCTACAGTGTTGCCTGAAGCTACAATTCTGAAGCAGTGCGAAGCTATTTTGAAGAAGCTGATGACTCAGAAATTTAGTCATATTTTTAATGTTCCAGTAGATGTGGAAAAGCTGAATATTCCAGATTATAATGATATTATCGAGCACCCGATGGACCTTGGGACCATCAAGAAGAAACTAGATTCTGGTTCCTACACAAGTCCTTTTGATTTTGCAGCTGATGTCGGGCTGACCTTTAACAATGCGATAACGTATAATCCCCGAGGGCATGCAGTGCATGATATGGCCATTCAACTGAATAAAATGTTTGAGTCCAGATGGAAAACAGTTGAGAAGAAATTAGTTTCTGCCGCCACTAAGCCACATGTTGAGGTTGACAGGGCTGACTCAAAGAGGAGAAAGACCCCTCCTGTGGACCACAGTGACCTGTCAATAGATTGTGTCAGGCCAGCTGAgattgtgaagccgaagatgacatTTGAGGAGAAAGAATCCTTTGGAAACTGCTTAGCTTCTTTGTCTGAGGATCCAGAATTACCTGGTCACATCATTGATATGTTACAGCAGTGTATCGACAACAATACAGATCAGCTTGGGGATGAAGAGATAGAGATTGATATCCATGCACTGAGTGATGACATACTATTAGAATTGAAGAAGCATGTGGACAAGTACTTGCATGAGAGAGATCATCAGCAGACAAAATCTGAGCCTTCCGAGAATGAGGCTGTGAATGTTTCTGGCCTCAGTCATTCATCCACAAATCCCTGCAAAG GTGGTGAGCCTGTTGAGGAGGATGTGGACATTTGCGGCAATGCATCCCCTATATTGATAGAGAAGGATCCACAGATCAGGACAAGCAAATGTGGTAGTCCAAGTAGTTCCAGCAGTGGCTCGGGATCTTCATCCAGTG ATTCCGACTCAGGCAGTGACGCTGAAAGCGAACCAGAAAAAGCAGGTAGCCCAGCAAAGCTTGTGAAG GGTATTAAAATACCAGAACAACCTGCAGAGCAAGAAAAGAGTGATGATGTTATTAGCCCTATTGATGCTAACC ACACTACTGCTGATGTGGAACTCCGTGAACAGGACAATGAGTCCAAGGCTGCACCTGAGG GGGAGAGTGCAAAACCTGATAGGCAAGTCTCCCCGGACAAGCTCTTACGAGCAGCTGTTTTGAGGGGCCGCTATGCTGATGTAATTGTGAAAGCTCGTGGGATTCTCTGCCAG GGTGGAGATAAACAGGAGGAGCTGGAGAAACTGCAGAAGGAAG AGAAAGAACGGCTTTTGGCTGAAGGTAATGCAGCTATGGAAGCTCGCAGAGCTGAAGCAGAGGCCGAATCTAAGCGTAAGCGGGACCTTGAGAGGGAAAGGGCTCGTCAGGCCTTGCAGGAG ATGGAGAGAACTGTAGAAATTAATGACAGCGTCGATCCCAAGGACCTAGAAATGCTTGGTACAGTCACCACAGAACATATTGTGAGTTCTGTTGATGAAACGAGTCCAGAGCATTCCCAGGATGGCATGCCCAGTTTTCTTCCTGGTTCTGGCAGCATGTTGGAAAAACTAGGACTATTTATGAaagtagacgaggaagaagaggaagaagaaccaTGCAGCAAAGATGCGGATGAAGGAGAAATCAACTAA